The following proteins are encoded in a genomic region of Zea mays cultivar B73 chromosome 9, Zm-B73-REFERENCE-NAM-5.0, whole genome shotgun sequence:
- the LOC100382424 gene encoding Peroxisomal acyl-coenzyme A oxidase 1 isoform 1 (isoform 1 is encoded by transcript variant 1) — MAEVDHLAAERATARFDVEEMKVAWAGSRHAVHVADRMARLVASDPVFRKDNRTMLSRKELFKDTLRKAAHAWKRIVELRLTEEEADLLRQYVDQPGYVDLHWGMFVPAIKGQGTEEQQHKWLPLAYKFQIIGCYAQTELGHGSNVQGLETTATFDPKTDEFVIHSPTLTSSKWWPGGLGKASTHAVVYARLITEGKDYGIHGFIVQLRSLEDHSPLPGVTLGDIGGKFGSGAYNSMDNGVLRFDHVRIPRDQMLMRLSQVTREGKYVHSNVPKQLLYGTMVYVRQSIVADASKALSRAVCIAVRYSAVRKQFGSQDGGPETQVLNYKTQQSRLFPLLASAYAFRFVGDWLNWLYTDVTQKLEAKDFSTLQEAHACTAGLKAVTTSVTADAIEECRKLCGGHGYLNSSGLPELFAVYVPACTYEGDNVVLLLQVARILMKTVSQLASGKQPVGTMAYMGKVQYLMQCKSAVSSAEDWLNPDAIQEAFEARALRMAVNCAQNISQAASQEEAAGFYERSPDLLEAAVAHIQLIIVTKFIEKVHQEIPGHGVKEQLQALCNVYALYILHKHLGDFLATGCITPRQGALANEQLGKLYAQVRPNAVALVDAFNYTDHYLGSVLGRYDGDVYPALYEEAWKDPLNETVVPEGYHEYLRPLIKQQQLKLSRL, encoded by the exons ATGGCGGAAGTGGACCACCTCGCTGCCGAGAGGGCCACCGCGCGCTTCGACGTCGAGGAGATGAAGGTTGCGTGGGCCGGCTCACGCCACGCCGTCCACGTCGCCGACCGCATGGCGCGCCTCGTCGCATCCGACCCT GTCTTCCGCAAGGATAACAGGACCATGCTCTCCAGGAAGGAGTTGTTCAAGGACACTCTAAGAAAAGCAGCGCATGCGTGGAAGCGGATTGTCGAGCTACGTCTTACAG AAGAGGAAGCGGATTTGCTGAGACAATATGTTGACCAGCCTGGTTATGTTGATCTGCATTGG GGCATGTTCGTTCCAGCTATAAAAGGCCAAGGAACTGAGGAGCAGCAGCACAAGTGGTTACCACTGGCTTACAAGTTCCAAATAATTGGGTGCTATGCTCAGACGGAACTTGGTCATGGCTCAAACGTTCAGGGCCTTGAAACAACTGCTACATTCGATCCGAAGACTGATGAGTTTGTCATCCACAGTCCAACTCTCACGTCCAGCAAA TGGTGGCCTGGTGGCTTGGGGAAAGCTTCCACCCATGCAGTGGTGTACGCTCGGTTGATAACTGAAGGAAAGGACTATGGCATACATG GTTTCATTGTGCAACTGCGAAGCTTAGAGGATCACTCCCCACTTCCTGGTGTTACCCTCGGTGATATTGGTGGAAAGTTCGGTAGTGGTGCATATAACAGTATGGATAATGGTGTTCTTCGATTTGACCATGTGCGCATCCCAAGGGATCAAATGTTGATGAG GCTTTCACAAGTTACAAGGGAGGGGAAATATGTTCACTCAAATGTTCCAAAGCAGCTGTTGTATGGGACAATGGTTTACGTTCGCCAGTCAATTGTTGCAGATGCTTCTAAGGCTTTGTCCCGTGCTGTTTGCATTGCTGTACGATACAGCGCAGTCAGAAAGCAGTTTGGCTCTCAAGATGGTGGCCCTGAGACTCAG GTCCTTAATTACAAGACTCAACAGAGCAGACTCTTTCCATTGCTGGCTTCAGCATATGCATTTAGATTTGTGGGTGATTGGCTCAACTGGCTATATACGGATGTAACTCAGAAACTGGAAGCCAAGGACTTCTCGACCCTGCAGGAAGCTCATGCATGCACTGCTGGTTTGAAAGCTGTGACAACATCAGTAACAGCT GATGCAATTGAAGAATGCCGAAAGCTCTGTGGTGGACATGGTTACTTGAACAGCAGTGGGCTTCCTGAGTTGTTTGCGGTCTATGTTCCCGCTTGCACTTACGAAGGAGACAACGTCGTTTTGCTTTTGCAG GTTGCAAGGATTCTAATGAAAACCGTTTCTCAGTTGGCATCcgggaaacagcctgttggcacaATGGCCTACATGGGCAAAGTGCAGTATTTGATGCAATGCAAATCTGCTGTCAGTTCAG CTGAAGATTGGCTTAACCCTGATGCCATACAAGAGGCATTTGAAGCAAGAGCGCTCAGAATGGCGGTAAACTGTGCCCAGAACATAAGCCAAGCTGCAAGCCAAGAGGAAG CTGCAGGTTTCTATGAGCGGTCCCCAGATTTGCTTGAGGCTGCGGTAGCTCACATCCAGCTGATTATCGTGACCAA GTTCATTGAGAAGGTGCATCAGGAGATTCCTGGACACGGAGTGAAGGAACAGCTCCAGGCCCTCTGCAACGTGTACGCGCTGTACATCCTCCACAAGCACCTGGGCGACTTCTTGGCGACTGGGTGCATCACGCCCAGGCAGGGAGCGCTGGCAAACGAGCAGCTGGGCAAGCTGTACGCGCAG GTGCGTCCGAACGCTGTGGCGCTGGTGGATGCGTTCAACTACACGGACCACTACCTGGGGTCTGTGCTGGGGCGGTACGACGGCGACGTGTACCCTGCGCTCTACGAGGAGGCGTGGAAGGACCCGCTGAACGAGACGGTGGTGCCGGAGGGGTACCACGAGTACCTCCGCCCACTCATCAAGCAGCAGCAGCTCAAGCTCTCGAGGCTCTGA
- the LOC100382424 gene encoding Peroxisomal acyl-coenzyme A oxidase 1 isoform 2 (isoform 2 is encoded by transcript variant 2): MAEVDHLAAERATARFDVEEMKVAWAGSRHAVHVADRMARLVASDPVFRKDNRTMLSRKELFKDTLRKAAHAWKRIVELRLTEEEADLLRQYVDQPGYVDLHWGMFVPAIKGQGTEEQQHKWLPLAYKFQIIGCYAQTELGHGSNVQGLETTATFDPKTDEFVIHSPTLTSSKWWPGGLGKASTHAVVYARLITEGKDYGIHGFIVQLRSLEDHSPLPGVTLGDIGGKFGSGAYNSMDNGVLRFDHVRIPRDQMLMRLSQVTREGKYVHSNVPKQLLYGTMVYVRQSIVADASKALSRAVCIAVRYSAVRKQFGSQDGGPETQVLNYKTQQSRLFPLLASAYAFRFVGDWLNWLYTDVTQKLEAKDFSTLQEAHACTAGLKAVTTSVTADAIEECRKLCGGHGYLNSSGLPELFAVYVPACTYEGDNVVLLLQVARILMKTVSQLASGKQPVGTMAYMGKVQYLMQCKSAVSSAEDWLNPDAIQEAFEARALRMAVNCAQNISQAASQEEGFYERSPDLLEAAVAHIQLIIVTKFIEKVHQEIPGHGVKEQLQALCNVYALYILHKHLGDFLATGCITPRQGALANEQLGKLYAQVRPNAVALVDAFNYTDHYLGSVLGRYDGDVYPALYEEAWKDPLNETVVPEGYHEYLRPLIKQQQLKLSRL; encoded by the exons ATGGCGGAAGTGGACCACCTCGCTGCCGAGAGGGCCACCGCGCGCTTCGACGTCGAGGAGATGAAGGTTGCGTGGGCCGGCTCACGCCACGCCGTCCACGTCGCCGACCGCATGGCGCGCCTCGTCGCATCCGACCCT GTCTTCCGCAAGGATAACAGGACCATGCTCTCCAGGAAGGAGTTGTTCAAGGACACTCTAAGAAAAGCAGCGCATGCGTGGAAGCGGATTGTCGAGCTACGTCTTACAG AAGAGGAAGCGGATTTGCTGAGACAATATGTTGACCAGCCTGGTTATGTTGATCTGCATTGG GGCATGTTCGTTCCAGCTATAAAAGGCCAAGGAACTGAGGAGCAGCAGCACAAGTGGTTACCACTGGCTTACAAGTTCCAAATAATTGGGTGCTATGCTCAGACGGAACTTGGTCATGGCTCAAACGTTCAGGGCCTTGAAACAACTGCTACATTCGATCCGAAGACTGATGAGTTTGTCATCCACAGTCCAACTCTCACGTCCAGCAAA TGGTGGCCTGGTGGCTTGGGGAAAGCTTCCACCCATGCAGTGGTGTACGCTCGGTTGATAACTGAAGGAAAGGACTATGGCATACATG GTTTCATTGTGCAACTGCGAAGCTTAGAGGATCACTCCCCACTTCCTGGTGTTACCCTCGGTGATATTGGTGGAAAGTTCGGTAGTGGTGCATATAACAGTATGGATAATGGTGTTCTTCGATTTGACCATGTGCGCATCCCAAGGGATCAAATGTTGATGAG GCTTTCACAAGTTACAAGGGAGGGGAAATATGTTCACTCAAATGTTCCAAAGCAGCTGTTGTATGGGACAATGGTTTACGTTCGCCAGTCAATTGTTGCAGATGCTTCTAAGGCTTTGTCCCGTGCTGTTTGCATTGCTGTACGATACAGCGCAGTCAGAAAGCAGTTTGGCTCTCAAGATGGTGGCCCTGAGACTCAG GTCCTTAATTACAAGACTCAACAGAGCAGACTCTTTCCATTGCTGGCTTCAGCATATGCATTTAGATTTGTGGGTGATTGGCTCAACTGGCTATATACGGATGTAACTCAGAAACTGGAAGCCAAGGACTTCTCGACCCTGCAGGAAGCTCATGCATGCACTGCTGGTTTGAAAGCTGTGACAACATCAGTAACAGCT GATGCAATTGAAGAATGCCGAAAGCTCTGTGGTGGACATGGTTACTTGAACAGCAGTGGGCTTCCTGAGTTGTTTGCGGTCTATGTTCCCGCTTGCACTTACGAAGGAGACAACGTCGTTTTGCTTTTGCAG GTTGCAAGGATTCTAATGAAAACCGTTTCTCAGTTGGCATCcgggaaacagcctgttggcacaATGGCCTACATGGGCAAAGTGCAGTATTTGATGCAATGCAAATCTGCTGTCAGTTCAG CTGAAGATTGGCTTAACCCTGATGCCATACAAGAGGCATTTGAAGCAAGAGCGCTCAGAATGGCGGTAAACTGTGCCCAGAACATAAGCCAAGCTGCAAGCCAAGAGGAAG GTTTCTATGAGCGGTCCCCAGATTTGCTTGAGGCTGCGGTAGCTCACATCCAGCTGATTATCGTGACCAA GTTCATTGAGAAGGTGCATCAGGAGATTCCTGGACACGGAGTGAAGGAACAGCTCCAGGCCCTCTGCAACGTGTACGCGCTGTACATCCTCCACAAGCACCTGGGCGACTTCTTGGCGACTGGGTGCATCACGCCCAGGCAGGGAGCGCTGGCAAACGAGCAGCTGGGCAAGCTGTACGCGCAG GTGCGTCCGAACGCTGTGGCGCTGGTGGATGCGTTCAACTACACGGACCACTACCTGGGGTCTGTGCTGGGGCGGTACGACGGCGACGTGTACCCTGCGCTCTACGAGGAGGCGTGGAAGGACCCGCTGAACGAGACGGTGGTGCCGGAGGGGTACCACGAGTACCTCCGCCCACTCATCAAGCAGCAGCAGCTCAAGCTCTCGAGGCTCTGA